In Segatella copri, the DNA window AGGAAAACAACCTTCCTATCTATGTGTTCAATATGGATGTTGTAGGTAACCTCAAAAAGGTGATGGATGGTGAGGAGATTGGTACGCTCGTACACAACTAATCATCTCTCTCAACAGGAAGAAAAAAGCAAATGCGACTGGATTCACATCTAGCCGCATTTTTCAGTTAATAATCTACATAAATACCTAAATATCCCAATAAAGGGGATTTCTTCTATTTCGTCTTCTTCAGATAAATAATCGCCGAGATGATGACGTATGCCACGATGACAAGCCACCAGCCGGTGAGGAAACCGGTCAGACCATCGAGTGCTACCGAAGTAGCGAGGATGATGATGGTGAGCGCGGCAAAGCCATATTTCACCTCATTGCCCTTGAAACCCCACTGCTTGAACTTCAAGGCGAAAAGAGGCATCTCGCAAACCAGCAGATAGCTGGTGATGAGTATCAGAGCCAGAATGATGAATACCGACCATGAATATCCTTCGAGCCAGCTTGGATTGAACACAATCAGCGAACCCCAGAACAGGGCGTTGGCTGGTGTAGGAACACCGATGAAAGAGGTAGTCTGGCGCTCATCAAGATTAAACTTAGCCAGTCGCAATGCCGAGAAGGCCGCGATGATGAAGGCTACGTAAGGCAGCCATGGGCGCAAAGGCTCCAGAAAACCCGGATATTCCATCACAAAGAGTTGTGAGAATACGATGGTGGCAGGAGCCACACCGAAGGTTACGTCATCTGCCAGTGAATCCAGCTCCTTGCCTATTGGCGATGAAACGTGCAGCAGGCGGGCGCTCATGCCGTCAAAGAAGTCGAATACGGCTCCGATGATAATCCATAACAATGCCATCTTTGGGTTCCCGCCGAAGGCAAACGATGTTGCGATGCAGCCCGAAACCAGGTTGCAGCAGGTTATCGTGTTTGGAATATGTTTCTTGATACTCATTTCTTTACAGTATATTATGATAGAGTGAAAGCCGGAAGTATGTTCCGGCTTGCTTTCTATCTGTCAATATGTTATTTCAATTTAGCGATGATGGTCTGGTCGCCAGTAGTTGACTGTCCCATCTTTACGCATACTTCTGTACCTACAGGCAGGTAGACATCCACGCGTGAACCCAGCTTGATGAATCCCAGGTGCTCGTCGATGAAGCATTCTTCCCCTTCCTTGGCATAGGTTACGATGCGGCGTGCTACTGCACCGGCAATCTGTCGGCAGAGTACATCCACTCCCTCAGGTGTGGTAATCATCACGTCGGCATGCTCGTTTTCCTCGCTAGCCTTAGGCAGCCATGCCTTGTGGTAGTTGCCGTCCACATGCTTCACGAATTTTACCTTACCATCCACCGGGAACCAGTTGGCATGAACATTCCAGAGGCTCATGAAGATGGAAATCATCAGGCGGCGGTCACCGAAGTAGGGAGCATTCTCCACCTCTTCTATCACCACAATCTTTCCGTCGGCTGGTGCTACTACCAGTTTCGAAGTATCCTCTACGTTGAGGTATCTGACAGGACAACGGTAGAAGTTGAGCACGATACCATATACCGTACCGAACACAACAACAAAAGCCCAGAACGGAATCTTGTTGTCTAAGGTTGTCCACAATATAGCCGCAATGGCTACTAACGCTATCGCTCCGGTAACCAGCTGATCGGTACCTTCGCGGTGCAATCTTATCTTCTTTAATTTCTTTATTTTCTGTCCCATACAGTAGGATTAAGTTTTTATTGGTGCAAAGGTACGTCATTTTTATCACTTTTGCAAATTTTTTGTGGGTTTCTTTTACCTTTTTCAATATTTTCGCATATTTCTTTTGGCTTTTTCAATATTTCGCCGTAACTTTGTTGTCAAAATTCGAATTTTAAACAGATAATGGAAGATTTTGTTCATTTGCATGTACACACCCAATACTCCATCCTCGACGGCCAGTCGAAGATACCGCATCTGGTAGATAAGGCCATCAAGGACGGCATGAAGGGTATGGCGGTAACCGACCACGGTGTGATGTTCGGCATCAAGGAACTCACCGACTATTGCGGCAAGATTAATAAAGACCGCAAGAAGGAGGGACTCGAACCTTTCAAGCCTATCATAGGCTGCGAGATGTATGTGGCACGCCGAACCAAAGCCGACCGAGAGAAGGATAAGGGCGATATGAGCGGTTATCACCTCATTGTACTTGCCAAGAATTATAATGGATACAAGAACCTCATCAAGCTGGTGAGCAATTCGTGGGTGGATGGTTACTACATGCGCCCACGAACCGACCGTGCCGATCTGGAGAAGTATCACGAAGACCTCATCGTCTGTTCGGCATGTATTGCAGGCGAGGTGCCATCCAAGATTCTGCATGGTGACCTGGAAGGAGCCCGCGAGGCTTGCCAGTGGTACCACAACCTCTTTGGCGATGATTACTATCTCGAGCTCCAGCGCCATAAAGTGCCCGATGACCCAAGTCTGCTTGCCAACCGCGAGGCTTACGAGTTGCAGCAGCGTGCCAACAAGGAACTTATCAAGATGGCAAGGGAGTTTAACATCAAACTGGTGTGCACCAACGACTGCCACTTTGAGGATAAGGAGACTGCCGAGGCTCACGACCATCTGCTCTGTATCGCTACCGGCAAGGATCTCGACGACCCTAACCGTATGCGCTATTCCAAGCAGGAATGGTTCAAGACCCGCCAGGAGATGAACGATGTGTTCTCGGATATTCCCGAAGCACTTTCCAATACCCTCGAAGTATTGGATAAGGTAGAAATCTACAGCATCGACCATGGTCCTATCATGCCTTTCTTCCCGATTCCGGAGAGTTTCGGTACCGAGGAGCAGTTGCGACAGAAGGTATCAGAAGAAGACCTCTACAAGGAGTTTACCTCTGATGAGAACGGCAAGAACCCGCTGCCACCAGAGGAAGGTCAGAAGGTAATCGACCGATTGGGCGGTTACGATAAGATATACCGTATCAAGTTTGAGGCAGAATATCTGCGCCACCTTGCCTACGAGGGAGCCAAAAAGCTTTATGGCGACCCGCTGCCCGAGAATGTAGACGAGCATGTAAACTTCGAGCTCCACGTGATGAAGACCATGGGTTTCCCGGGCTACTTCCTCATCGTGTCAGACTTCATCAGGGCGGCGCGCGAGGAACTCGGCGTGATGGTGGGCCCGGGCCGTGGATCTGCGGCAGGTTCGGTGGTGGCTTACTGCTTGGGCATTACCAAGATTGACCCATTGAAGTACGACCTCCTGTTTGAGCGTTTCCTGAACCCAGACCGTGTGAACCTTCCGGATATTGATACCGACTTTGATGATGACGGCCGAGGCAAGGTATTGCGCTGGGTAATGGATAAGTACGGTCATGAGAACTGTGCCCATATCATTACCTATGGTTCCATGGCGACGAAGAACTCCATCAAGGACGTGGCGCGTGTAGAGAAGTTGCCGTTGGATAAGGCGAATGCACTCTGCAAGGCTATCCCAGACCGATTGCCTGACGGTGCCAAGATGAACCTGACCAATGCCATCAAATATACCCCAGAGCTGCGCGAGGCAGAGTTCTCCAACGATCCCCGCGAGAGCAATACCATCAAGTATGCCAAGATGCTCGAGGGAACCATCCGAGGCACGGGTATCCATGCCTGCGGATTCATCATCTGCCGCGACCCTATCAGCAACTGGGTGCCTGTATCTACTGCCGATGACCCTGATTTCCCGGGACTGAAGACGGCGGTAACGCAGTACGACGGCCATGTCATCGAGACCACCGGTCTGATTAAGATGGACTTCCTGGGCTTGAAGACCCTCTCCGAGATGAAGGAGGCATGCAAGGTTATCAAGCAGACTACGGGCGATGTCGTTGACCTCGATACCATCCCTATCGATGACGAGCTGACCTATCAGCTCTATCAGCGCGGTCAGACCATCGGAACCTTCCAGTTCGAGTCGCCGGGTATGCAGAAGTATCTCCGTGAGCTGAAACCTACGGTATTCGAGGACCTCATCGCCATGAACGCCCTCTACCGTCCGGGACCTATGGATTATATCCCTGACTTCATTGCCCGCAAGAACGGCAA includes these proteins:
- a CDS encoding phosphatidylserine decarboxylase family protein — encoded protein: MGQKIKKLKKIRLHREGTDQLVTGAIALVAIAAILWTTLDNKIPFWAFVVVFGTVYGIVLNFYRCPVRYLNVEDTSKLVVAPADGKIVVIEEVENAPYFGDRRLMISIFMSLWNVHANWFPVDGKVKFVKHVDGNYHKAWLPKASEENEHADVMITTPEGVDVLCRQIAGAVARRIVTYAKEGEECFIDEHLGFIKLGSRVDVYLPVGTEVCVKMGQSTTGDQTIIAKLK
- the pssA gene encoding CDP-diacylglycerol--serine O-phosphatidyltransferase, with translation MSIKKHIPNTITCCNLVSGCIATSFAFGGNPKMALLWIIIGAVFDFFDGMSARLLHVSSPIGKELDSLADDVTFGVAPATIVFSQLFVMEYPGFLEPLRPWLPYVAFIIAAFSALRLAKFNLDERQTTSFIGVPTPANALFWGSLIVFNPSWLEGYSWSVFIILALILITSYLLVCEMPLFALKFKQWGFKGNEVKYGFAALTIIILATSVALDGLTGFLTGWWLVIVAYVIISAIIYLKKTK
- the dnaE gene encoding DNA polymerase III subunit alpha — encoded protein: MEDFVHLHVHTQYSILDGQSKIPHLVDKAIKDGMKGMAVTDHGVMFGIKELTDYCGKINKDRKKEGLEPFKPIIGCEMYVARRTKADREKDKGDMSGYHLIVLAKNYNGYKNLIKLVSNSWVDGYYMRPRTDRADLEKYHEDLIVCSACIAGEVPSKILHGDLEGAREACQWYHNLFGDDYYLELQRHKVPDDPSLLANREAYELQQRANKELIKMAREFNIKLVCTNDCHFEDKETAEAHDHLLCIATGKDLDDPNRMRYSKQEWFKTRQEMNDVFSDIPEALSNTLEVLDKVEIYSIDHGPIMPFFPIPESFGTEEQLRQKVSEEDLYKEFTSDENGKNPLPPEEGQKVIDRLGGYDKIYRIKFEAEYLRHLAYEGAKKLYGDPLPENVDEHVNFELHVMKTMGFPGYFLIVSDFIRAAREELGVMVGPGRGSAAGSVVAYCLGITKIDPLKYDLLFERFLNPDRVNLPDIDTDFDDDGRGKVLRWVMDKYGHENCAHIITYGSMATKNSIKDVARVEKLPLDKANALCKAIPDRLPDGAKMNLTNAIKYTPELREAEFSNDPRESNTIKYAKMLEGTIRGTGIHACGFIICRDPISNWVPVSTADDPDFPGLKTAVTQYDGHVIETTGLIKMDFLGLKTLSEMKEACKVIKQTTGDVVDLDTIPIDDELTYQLYQRGQTIGTFQFESPGMQKYLRELKPTVFEDLIAMNALYRPGPMDYIPDFIARKNGKQAITYDIPCMEKYLKDTYGITVYQEQVMLLSRQLASFTRGESDALRKAMGKKKKAIVDAMKPKFIKQGQENGHDPKVLEKIWGDWEKFASYAFNKSHATCYSWVAYQTAYLKAHYPAEYMAALMTRRFAQITEITKLMEECQSMGIKTLGPDVNESYRVFGVNEHGEIRFGLSAIKGMGAPAADAIVAERLKNGPYKSIFDFAERVDYSSVNRKAFETLALSGGFDSFGIRREQFFGKNNKGETFLDTLVRYGQLFQQEQHEAANSLFGGTEAIEIATPPIPDAESWSTIERLNRERELVGIYLSAHPLDEYSIILNSLCNTHCSELGDKQELAKKEDVVLGGIITGVKSKFTKTGKPCGFVTLEDFEGSGELALFGEDWGKWRGIMVEGSTIYITAKCVSRYGNANYLDFQIGNVEYLQTVKENRIDRFTINVESDAIDETMVSDLQTILENDEGKAQLFFQIHDVDSNTYLLMRAREHTVGVGHALIQYIEQHPKMSYQIN